From the Synechococcus sp. HK01-R genome, one window contains:
- a CDS encoding helix-turn-helix transcriptional regulator, which yields MEHLADYFKVFSEPNRLAVLEALRDGPINVTAVVEKTGLSQALVSKHLKLLTIAGVVERRPEGSLVFYEVIDRSVFRFVAQAEKLLLASRRQQLDALSAIV from the coding sequence ATGGAGCATCTCGCCGATTATTTCAAGGTCTTTTCCGAACCCAACCGTCTGGCGGTGTTGGAAGCCCTGCGCGATGGGCCGATCAATGTCACCGCTGTGGTGGAGAAAACCGGTCTGAGTCAGGCCCTGGTCTCCAAGCACCTCAAACTGCTCACGATCGCCGGTGTGGTGGAGCGCCGCCCTGAAGGATCGCTGGTGTTCTACGAAGTGATCGATCGCTCGGTGTTCCGCTTCGTGGCCCAGGCCGAGAAGCTGTTGCTCGCCTCCCGGCGTCAACAGCTCGATGCCCTCAGCGCCATCGTTTGA
- a CDS encoding pentapeptide repeat-containing protein: MAGFSALPTTVEELRDQLNSGQTRFPGLRLGEIDGVDLDLAGCDLHGGCFKEARFGHACLAGTNIEGCCFQQSLIWGADLSGVLAQGSSWHDADLSGSRLQKADFSGAFLHRCCLRGVVAAGSLWRGARLVEADFRSGLDQLTDLGGADFAAADLSFALLQGVNLQGANLRNSCLYGADLSGADLRGADLSGCDLRDTRLCNADLSGTVLDGAFLPEERAL; this comes from the coding sequence ATGGCTGGTTTCAGCGCCCTGCCCACCACGGTCGAGGAGCTGCGGGATCAACTGAACTCCGGGCAGACCCGATTTCCGGGATTGCGCCTCGGTGAGATTGATGGCGTCGATCTCGATCTGGCCGGATGTGATCTCCACGGTGGCTGCTTCAAGGAAGCCCGTTTCGGCCACGCCTGTCTGGCCGGCACCAACATCGAAGGCTGCTGCTTCCAGCAGTCGCTGATCTGGGGCGCCGACCTCTCCGGCGTGCTCGCCCAGGGCTCCTCCTGGCATGACGCCGACCTCTCCGGCTCCCGCCTGCAGAAGGCCGATTTCAGTGGCGCCTTCCTGCACCGCTGCTGCCTGCGGGGCGTGGTGGCCGCCGGAAGCCTCTGGCGCGGCGCCCGTCTGGTGGAAGCGGATTTCCGCTCCGGGCTCGACCAGCTCACCGATCTCGGCGGCGCCGATTTCGCTGCCGCCGATCTCAGCTTTGCCCTGCTCCAGGGGGTCAACCTGCAGGGCGCCAATCTGCGAAACAGTTGCCTCTATGGCGCTGATCTCAGTGGGGCCGATCTGCGGGGTGCCGACCTGAGTGGCTGCGACCTGCGCGACACGCGCCTTTGCAACGCCGATCTGAGCGGAACGGTGCTGGATGGCGCTTTTCTGCCCGAAGAACGTGCTCTCTGA
- the pdxH gene encoding pyridoxamine 5'-phosphate oxidase, with product MDPAELRRHYGSAALRRRDLADDPIAQFRLWFEQALAAELLEPNAMVLSTVAADQPSSRTVLLKAYDQRGFVFFTNSSSRKARQIAANGRVGLLFPWYGLERQVEIQGEATPIALLETLAYFRSRPRGSQLGAWVSQQSSVISGRQLLEQQLAAMRQRFEAGEVPLPPFWSGYRVRPQTIEFWQGGADRLHDRFLYQREGETWNVERLAP from the coding sequence ATGGATCCGGCGGAACTGCGACGTCACTACGGATCGGCGGCCTTACGGCGCCGCGATCTCGCGGATGACCCGATCGCCCAGTTCCGCCTCTGGTTCGAGCAGGCCCTTGCCGCTGAGCTGCTCGAACCCAACGCGATGGTGCTCAGCACCGTGGCGGCGGATCAGCCGAGCAGCCGCACCGTGCTGCTCAAGGCCTATGACCAGCGCGGTTTTGTCTTCTTCACCAACAGCAGCAGCCGCAAAGCGAGGCAGATCGCTGCCAATGGCCGGGTTGGCCTCCTCTTTCCCTGGTATGGCCTCGAACGCCAGGTGGAAATCCAGGGTGAGGCGACGCCCATTGCCCTCCTGGAGACCCTGGCTTACTTCCGCTCCCGGCCCCGGGGCAGCCAGCTGGGTGCCTGGGTCTCCCAACAGAGCTCGGTGATTTCCGGCCGCCAACTGCTGGAGCAGCAGCTGGCGGCGATGCGGCAGCGGTTTGAGGCTGGTGAGGTGCCCTTGCCTCCGTTCTGGAGTGGCTATCGAGTGCGTCCGCAGACGATCGAGTTCTGGCAGGGGGGCGCCGATCGACTGCACGATCGCTTCCTCTACCAGCGCGAGGGCGAGACCTGGAATGTGGAGCGACTTGCCCCCTGA
- a CDS encoding metallophosphoesterase, with the protein MRLLQLSDPHLVNRASALVRGKPALRLWHQALEEGLTLHPDLLLVSGDLCQDESWGGYQKLRDSLERLPDTVAVALLPGNHDHPALLRAALGRTAAVAPAELLVGNARVLLLSSHQAGACAGALGTAQLTWLQKRLTDPSQAGRPLLVALHHPPVAIGDPGMDAIGLKDAAALIAMLQPATDLRAVVFGHIHQHWQGVLPGRQDVILLGCPSTLASFQAVQPCPLNRPEHPGGRLLDIKEDGSVGTTLLRWG; encoded by the coding sequence GTGCGCCTGCTGCAGCTGAGTGATCCCCATCTGGTGAACCGGGCTTCTGCGCTGGTGCGCGGCAAGCCAGCTCTGCGGCTTTGGCATCAAGCCCTGGAGGAGGGCCTGACCCTTCACCCTGATCTGCTGCTGGTGAGCGGTGACCTCTGCCAGGACGAAAGCTGGGGCGGATACCAGAAACTGCGCGACTCCCTGGAACGGCTACCAGACACCGTGGCGGTAGCGCTGCTGCCAGGCAACCATGATCATCCAGCCCTGTTGCGAGCCGCGCTTGGCAGAACTGCGGCGGTGGCGCCCGCCGAGCTGCTGGTTGGCAACGCAAGGGTGCTGCTTCTCTCCAGCCATCAGGCCGGAGCTTGCGCCGGTGCCTTGGGAACCGCGCAGCTCACCTGGCTTCAGAAACGGCTGACAGACCCCAGCCAGGCGGGACGACCGCTGCTGGTGGCCCTCCACCATCCCCCCGTGGCGATCGGAGATCCAGGGATGGATGCCATCGGCCTGAAGGATGCCGCCGCGCTGATCGCCATGCTTCAGCCGGCGACGGACCTGCGCGCTGTGGTGTTCGGCCATATCCATCAACACTGGCAAGGTGTTTTGCCAGGGCGTCAGGATGTGATCCTGCTGGGCTGTCCATCAACCCTGGCGTCATTCCAGGCCGTGCAACCCTGCCCCCTGAATCGACCGGAACACCCCGGCGGGCGCTTGCTGGACATCAAGGAAGACGGAAGCGTGGGGACAACCCTGTTGCGCTGGGGGTAG
- a CDS encoding Fur family transcriptional regulator gives MSAGSPSTRVKEPLERGLHEDGRRLTPQRRRVLNLFERIGSGSHLSAEDVHQHLLEAEARVSLATIYRTLRLLVEMGFLQELELTEGGRRFELCSGDHRDHHHLVCIRCGRTEEFESIPVIEAGREAAQSHGFELIESSLNVRAICPDCR, from the coding sequence ATGTCAGCAGGATCGCCGTCGACGCGGGTGAAGGAGCCGTTGGAGCGTGGGCTTCACGAGGACGGTCGGCGTCTCACCCCACAGCGTCGGCGAGTGCTCAATCTGTTTGAGCGGATCGGTTCCGGCTCCCATCTCAGTGCGGAGGATGTGCATCAGCACTTGCTGGAAGCGGAAGCCAGGGTGTCCCTCGCCACGATTTACCGCACCCTCAGGCTTCTGGTGGAGATGGGATTTCTGCAGGAGCTGGAGCTCACGGAAGGTGGACGTCGCTTTGAGCTTTGCTCTGGTGACCATCGCGATCACCATCATCTGGTCTGCATCCGCTGCGGACGCACCGAGGAGTTTGAAAGCATTCCTGTGATTGAAGCTGGCCGCGAGGCAGCTCAAAGCCATGGGTTCGAGTTGATCGAATCGAGCCTCAATGTGCGTGCGATTTGCCCGGATTGTCGCTGA
- the arsS gene encoding arsenosugar biosynthesis radical SAM (seleno)protein ArsS (Some members of this family are selenoproteins.), which yields MVPTGLHALASTTRTTSFPTLHRNQLHTLQVNLGYRCNQSCSHCHVNAGPWRTEMMADHLIEIIPNLLERLQIKTLDLTGGAPELHPRFRSLVERTRSLGIAVIDRCNLTILQEDGQEDLAEFLAAQNVHVVASLPCTEAERVDSQRGDGVFERSIQALQRLNALGYGNPDGSLPLDLVYNPAGAALPPPQAQLQEHYQRALADSYGLRFNRLLTITNMPIERFARDLAHRGELETYQKTLQLAHRHENLEAVMCRGLISVNWTGELFDCDFNQQLGLSIKGPIRHLEDLLDQTNQLIGMEIHVADHCFGCTAGHGSSCCGSLS from the coding sequence ATGGTCCCCACTGGATTGCACGCCCTGGCCTCGACGACCCGAACCACGAGCTTCCCCACGCTGCATCGGAACCAGCTGCACACGTTGCAGGTGAACCTGGGCTACCGCTGCAACCAAAGCTGCAGCCACTGTCATGTGAATGCCGGTCCTTGGAGGACCGAAATGATGGCGGATCATCTGATCGAGATCATCCCCAACTTGCTGGAACGGCTACAAATCAAAACCCTTGATCTCACTGGTGGGGCACCCGAACTCCATCCACGCTTTCGCTCTCTGGTGGAGCGGACACGATCCTTGGGAATTGCGGTGATCGATCGCTGCAATCTGACCATCCTTCAGGAGGATGGTCAGGAGGATCTCGCGGAGTTCCTGGCAGCTCAAAACGTGCATGTTGTGGCCTCGCTGCCTTGTACGGAGGCGGAGCGAGTCGACAGCCAGAGGGGTGACGGAGTGTTCGAGCGCAGCATCCAAGCTCTACAGCGCCTGAATGCCCTCGGCTATGGGAACCCTGACGGCTCCTTGCCCTTGGATTTGGTTTACAACCCGGCAGGAGCGGCGCTGCCACCACCCCAGGCGCAGCTGCAAGAGCACTATCAGCGGGCCCTTGCAGACAGCTACGGCCTGCGTTTCAACCGCTTGCTCACTATCACCAACATGCCGATCGAGCGATTCGCCCGCGACCTCGCCCATCGCGGCGAGCTGGAGACTTACCAAAAGACGCTTCAGCTCGCCCATCGCCACGAGAACCTCGAGGCCGTGATGTGCCGAGGACTGATCAGCGTCAACTGGACGGGTGAACTCTTCGACTGTGATTTCAACCAGCAGCTCGGGCTTTCGATCAAGGGACCGATCCGCCATCTGGAGGATTTATTGGATCAGACCAATCAGCTGATCGGCATGGAGATTCACGTCGCGGATCACTGCTTCGGCTGCACCGCTGGTCATGGTTCCAGTTGCTGCGGGTCCCTGAGCTGA
- the stpA gene encoding glucosylglycerol 3-phosphatase: protein MTPISLDCLNAELAASSDLLIVQDLDGVCMDLVKDPLTRRMDRGYVECVAQMHGCFAVLTNGEHEGRRGVNRLVEQALGDRVRPGRDGLYLPGLAAGGVQLQDRYGRLSHPGVSDEEMAFLAEVPQRMERLLTERLPALMPELTAGDLKQEIQRAILDTQVSPTINLNSLFARVPGDVTRQRELQTMLASLMDALMAAADNQGLGNSFFLHVAPNLGRDPQGQERLKPAEPNDVGSTDIQFMLRGAIKEAGLLVLINRHIAARTGSAPLGDDFNVRTAPHNHEALLSLCHERISPDQMPHLVGVGDTVTSTPCPSGTGWLRGGSDRGFLTLLQEIGDRYDKANRVVLVDSSGGEVDRPSLADGSLKGISDPEDPLRMDVCIPDGPQAYVAWFKALTQARSGAGHAP, encoded by the coding sequence ATGACACCAATCAGCCTTGACTGCTTGAACGCTGAGCTGGCCGCCAGCTCTGACCTCCTGATCGTGCAAGACCTCGATGGCGTCTGCATGGATCTCGTGAAAGATCCACTCACCCGGAGGATGGATCGCGGTTACGTGGAGTGTGTGGCGCAGATGCACGGCTGTTTCGCTGTGCTCACCAATGGAGAACATGAGGGACGTCGTGGCGTGAACCGGCTGGTGGAGCAGGCCCTCGGCGATCGTGTTCGGCCAGGGCGCGATGGTCTCTACCTCCCTGGCCTCGCCGCTGGAGGTGTGCAGCTCCAGGACCGCTACGGCCGCCTCAGCCACCCTGGGGTCAGCGATGAAGAGATGGCGTTTCTGGCAGAGGTTCCGCAACGCATGGAGAGGCTCCTGACCGAGCGGCTGCCGGCACTGATGCCGGAGCTAACAGCTGGGGATCTCAAGCAGGAGATCCAACGGGCGATTCTCGACACTCAGGTGTCACCGACCATCAACCTCAACAGCCTGTTCGCGAGAGTTCCAGGTGATGTGACCCGGCAGCGAGAGCTGCAGACGATGCTCGCGTCCCTGATGGATGCACTGATGGCCGCAGCCGACAACCAGGGACTCGGTAACTCCTTCTTCCTGCATGTGGCCCCCAATCTGGGGCGAGATCCCCAGGGGCAAGAGCGATTGAAACCGGCTGAACCCAACGATGTGGGCAGCACCGACATCCAGTTCATGCTGCGCGGAGCCATCAAAGAGGCGGGGCTGCTGGTGCTGATTAACCGTCACATCGCCGCCCGCACCGGCAGCGCTCCCCTGGGCGATGACTTCAACGTGCGCACCGCCCCCCACAACCATGAAGCCCTGTTGAGCCTCTGCCATGAGCGCATCAGCCCGGATCAAATGCCCCATCTGGTGGGAGTCGGAGACACGGTCACCTCAACCCCCTGTCCTTCCGGGACCGGTTGGCTGAGGGGCGGCAGCGACAGGGGCTTTCTGACCTTGCTCCAGGAGATCGGCGACCGCTACGACAAAGCCAACCGGGTGGTCCTGGTGGACAGCAGCGGCGGCGAGGTCGACCGGCCATCCCTCGCTGATGGATCCCTGAAGGGCATCAGTGACCCTGAAGACCCCCTTCGCATGGATGTCTGCATTCCCGATGGACCGCAGGCCTATGTGGCCTGGTTCAAGGCACTCACGCAGGCCCGGAGCGGGGCAGGACACGCACCATGA
- a CDS encoding glutathione S-transferase family protein — translation MALTLYGGQRTRASMPRWYMEEKGIPYNLVELDLQAQEHRQPDFLTINPFGKLPALEDDSLQGPDGQPLKLFESGAILLHLAEQHSSDIHSAAERALTSQWLLFANATLAIALFVPSNREREFPRLMGELNRQLDPGHPLVGQSWGAADCAVQAYLAYLPIFFPDIDLSPYPVIQTMIERVRERPAYQIAMGAR, via the coding sequence ATGGCGCTCACCCTTTACGGCGGTCAACGCACCCGCGCCTCGATGCCGCGCTGGTACATGGAGGAGAAGGGCATCCCCTACAACCTGGTGGAGCTCGACCTGCAGGCCCAAGAACACCGCCAGCCGGATTTTCTGACGATCAACCCGTTTGGAAAGCTTCCTGCTCTGGAAGATGACAGCCTCCAGGGTCCAGATGGACAGCCCCTGAAACTGTTTGAGAGCGGCGCGATCCTGCTGCATCTTGCAGAACAGCACAGCAGCGACATTCACTCCGCGGCAGAACGGGCTCTCACCAGCCAATGGCTGCTGTTCGCTAACGCAACCCTGGCCATCGCCCTGTTCGTGCCCAGCAACCGGGAGCGGGAGTTCCCACGCCTCATGGGTGAGCTGAACCGCCAACTCGACCCAGGCCATCCACTGGTGGGCCAGAGCTGGGGAGCAGCGGACTGTGCTGTGCAGGCCTACCTGGCTTATCTGCCGATCTTCTTCCCGGACATTGACCTGAGCCCATACCCGGTGATTCAGACGATGATCGAGCGGGTTCGCGAACGCCCCGCTTATCAGATCGCCATGGGAGCGCGCTGA
- a CDS encoding AAA family ATPase, whose amino-acid sequence MRLTHCRLECVRRHRHLELSFAPGLTLISGANESGKSSLVTAMHRGLFLRASATGAAVQTLCSRLHAGHPLVEVGFEARDQSWTVQKRFSGSSGSVRLRSDGQPALLGSEAEETLATLLGVEEILGSRQANRILPSRWAHLWVMQGDAGQDLLGRGPEHYALDALIEQLEARAEGALQSPLDQRIHDELELLVQSSLSTRGVRQNSLLWQCQQDLSAARNTLEEARRQRQNFEDSSEELDRIVGEMKTIEREQLPALQRSRERLEQRRSLQQAIEPLTLKRERLERNRAALMQFDAEEQQQALERQQLDAGLEPMERALKQKHQQHEQTQVELEKLELQRQSLEQRGQSLRRREERQDLTAQLEELESKQRTRSSLQNQLQAVQEQLKQTISLSEEQLKALQAQEKQLEHLRIRQETMATRVKLLRAQESILIDGSPLETGEERLLSEAFRLQVGEAMELEVIPGGGSDLKVLVEERTALERRQAQRLEALGVSSLAEAEQQWRRRTKLEAEYRFLGEQLQRQGSKDQQDPAEAIATLRDRLEALEEPMASQEEEPSASTTSPTHAQATLREALEQCRITYRRVQDSLRLAREQSRQQEQELRRSDQELQQRRLRRERLDAASEARRRQRAEVVEQSGELATLDPALEALRAQEQALRKRLIPLEQEEGLDGKELEYKDSLLRKRLQELSAQRGALQERCEALSLADPYGAEEEARTRLDQCIAREQQERQRVEAHRHLLSLFQQARSDLSSRYTEPLRLSINHFLTPLLRQTKPPEGRRGADGVQLGYDPKQGLEALGLERDGLAFAFEDLSGGMKEQLNAAMRLAIADVLRHGHDGCLPVLFDDAFTNSDPNRLQAVLSMLREAVERGLQVIVMSCDPDAYRPIADAVVELTDN is encoded by the coding sequence ATGCGCTTGACCCATTGCCGCCTGGAATGCGTGCGCCGTCATCGCCATCTGGAACTCAGCTTTGCCCCAGGTCTCACCTTGATCAGCGGCGCCAACGAGAGTGGAAAGAGCTCCCTGGTCACCGCCATGCACCGGGGTCTGTTCCTGCGGGCTAGCGCGACGGGAGCGGCGGTACAAACCCTGTGCTCTCGTCTCCACGCCGGCCATCCCTTAGTGGAGGTCGGCTTTGAGGCAAGAGATCAGAGCTGGACTGTTCAGAAACGCTTCAGTGGCAGCAGTGGCAGCGTGCGACTGCGGTCCGATGGTCAGCCAGCCCTGTTGGGCAGCGAAGCAGAAGAGACCCTGGCAACGCTGCTCGGCGTTGAGGAGATCCTCGGCAGTCGCCAGGCCAACCGGATCCTGCCGAGCCGCTGGGCCCACCTCTGGGTGATGCAGGGAGATGCCGGTCAAGACCTGCTCGGCCGCGGCCCGGAGCACTATGCCCTCGATGCCCTGATTGAACAGCTGGAGGCACGGGCGGAAGGAGCGCTGCAATCTCCGCTGGATCAACGCATCCATGACGAACTGGAGCTTCTTGTTCAAAGCAGCCTCAGCACTCGAGGCGTGCGCCAAAACAGCCTGCTCTGGCAATGCCAGCAGGACCTGAGCGCAGCGCGAAACACCCTGGAGGAGGCGCGGCGTCAGCGACAGAACTTCGAAGACAGCAGCGAGGAGCTGGATCGAATCGTCGGAGAGATGAAGACGATTGAACGAGAACAGCTCCCAGCTCTGCAGCGAAGCCGCGAGCGCCTCGAGCAGCGACGCTCCCTGCAGCAGGCCATCGAACCGCTGACCTTGAAACGGGAACGGCTGGAACGCAATCGCGCCGCCTTGATGCAATTCGATGCGGAGGAACAACAGCAAGCCCTGGAACGCCAGCAGCTCGATGCAGGCCTGGAGCCCATGGAAAGAGCGTTGAAGCAGAAACACCAACAGCACGAACAGACGCAAGTGGAGCTCGAGAAGCTCGAGCTGCAACGCCAGAGCCTTGAACAACGTGGCCAGTCGTTGCGCCGCCGGGAGGAGCGGCAGGACCTGACGGCGCAATTGGAGGAGTTGGAGAGCAAGCAACGCACGCGATCATCCCTCCAGAACCAGCTCCAGGCCGTGCAGGAGCAGTTGAAGCAGACCATCAGCCTGAGCGAAGAGCAACTCAAGGCCCTGCAGGCGCAAGAGAAGCAACTTGAACACCTCCGCATCCGTCAGGAGACGATGGCCACCCGGGTGAAACTTCTGCGGGCGCAAGAGAGCATTCTCATCGATGGCAGTCCCCTTGAAACCGGAGAGGAGCGGCTGTTGAGCGAAGCCTTCAGGCTCCAAGTCGGCGAGGCGATGGAACTGGAAGTCATCCCCGGGGGAGGGAGCGATCTCAAGGTCCTGGTGGAGGAGCGGACCGCCTTAGAACGGCGACAGGCACAAAGGCTTGAAGCCCTGGGGGTGAGCAGCCTGGCTGAGGCTGAGCAGCAATGGCGTCGACGCACCAAACTCGAGGCTGAGTATCGGTTCCTTGGGGAACAGCTTCAACGCCAAGGATCGAAGGATCAGCAGGATCCAGCTGAGGCGATCGCCACCCTGCGAGACCGTCTGGAAGCCCTCGAGGAACCCATGGCATCCCAGGAGGAGGAGCCGTCAGCATCCACCACCTCTCCAACACACGCACAAGCGACACTGCGCGAGGCATTGGAGCAATGTCGAATCACCTACCGGAGGGTGCAAGACAGTTTGCGACTGGCAAGGGAGCAAAGCCGACAGCAAGAACAGGAACTGCGAAGAAGCGACCAGGAGTTGCAACAGCGTCGGCTGCGCCGGGAGCGCCTGGATGCTGCATCCGAGGCACGCCGTCGGCAGCGCGCCGAAGTGGTGGAACAGAGTGGCGAACTCGCGACACTGGATCCGGCCTTGGAAGCCCTGCGTGCGCAAGAGCAGGCCCTGCGGAAGCGCCTCATCCCCCTCGAGCAAGAGGAAGGCTTAGACGGAAAGGAACTGGAGTACAAGGACAGCCTGCTGCGCAAGCGCCTGCAGGAGCTGAGCGCCCAGCGAGGTGCTCTTCAGGAGCGCTGCGAAGCCCTCAGCCTTGCGGATCCCTATGGCGCCGAGGAGGAAGCACGTACCCGGCTCGACCAGTGCATAGCTAGGGAGCAACAGGAACGCCAGCGCGTGGAGGCCCACCGTCACCTGCTGAGCTTGTTCCAACAGGCCCGAAGCGATCTCTCCAGCCGCTACACGGAACCCTTACGCCTGAGCATCAACCACTTCCTCACCCCGCTGCTCAGACAGACGAAGCCTCCAGAGGGCAGGCGGGGAGCCGATGGCGTTCAACTTGGCTACGACCCGAAACAGGGGCTCGAAGCCCTTGGGCTGGAGAGAGACGGCCTTGCCTTTGCCTTTGAGGATCTCAGCGGCGGCATGAAAGAACAGCTGAATGCCGCCATGCGGTTGGCGATTGCCGATGTGTTGCGTCATGGCCATGACGGCTGCCTTCCGGTGCTGTTCGATGACGCCTTCACCAACAGCGACCCCAATCGCCTGCAGGCTGTTCTCTCCATGCTGCGGGAGGCCGTCGAGCGGGGCTTGCAAGTCATCGTGATGAGCTGTGACCCCGATGCCTATCGCCCCATCGCCGATGCGGTGGTGGAACTGACTGACAACTGA
- a CDS encoding exonuclease SbcCD subunit D: MARFHRHTRGEWSEPQAAWGHVRTRLALPRLLHTADWQIGKPFRWVEDQQKRIRLQQARIEAISRIAEHAQRQNADALLVAGDLFDSAAVPTATVMEVLEVMASIPCPVLVIPGNHDHGGAGGIWRRTDVQREMQQRCPGLQLLLERRPIKLPELVVLPCPLLRQHEGESPTAWLDALDWSSLPSDSSRVVLAHGSVQGFNGGDDDLEAGGGGRAESNRLRLGPGIEREVDYIALGDWHALHRVSERCWYSGTPEPDRFSRSSAEQRGQILQVDLKRQRPPQVTTLGTAGIQWHGLKMQLNSNTDLERLEHWLDQQVGRRVGKDLIRLELEGQLSLADHQAFAQRLEQLEPSLLHLRLRGEGIHRRPQAEELSELTDRRDGPLLSAVALQLLGELERSNDPEQVTLLETALCELHRLCERESGENPRAQKEAPCA, from the coding sequence ATGGCGCGATTCCATCGCCACACCAGGGGCGAGTGGTCAGAACCTCAGGCAGCATGGGGCCACGTCCGCACACGGCTTGCCTTGCCCCGTCTGTTGCATACAGCCGACTGGCAGATCGGCAAGCCGTTCCGCTGGGTGGAAGACCAACAGAAGCGGATTCGATTGCAACAGGCGCGGATCGAAGCGATCAGCCGGATCGCGGAGCACGCCCAGAGGCAGAACGCTGATGCACTGCTGGTGGCAGGAGATCTCTTCGATTCCGCTGCCGTCCCCACCGCCACGGTGATGGAGGTGCTGGAGGTGATGGCCTCCATCCCCTGCCCGGTGCTGGTGATTCCCGGCAACCATGACCATGGGGGAGCTGGTGGCATTTGGCGCCGAACTGACGTGCAACGGGAGATGCAGCAACGCTGCCCCGGGCTACAGCTTCTGCTGGAGCGCCGCCCTATCAAGCTTCCGGAGCTGGTGGTCCTGCCCTGTCCACTGCTGCGTCAGCACGAAGGCGAAAGCCCCACCGCATGGCTCGATGCCCTCGACTGGAGCAGCCTTCCTTCGGACTCCAGTCGTGTGGTTCTGGCCCATGGCTCAGTGCAAGGCTTCAACGGTGGCGATGACGACCTTGAAGCCGGAGGTGGCGGCAGGGCAGAGAGCAACCGTCTCCGGCTCGGGCCCGGGATTGAGCGGGAGGTCGACTACATCGCCCTGGGCGATTGGCATGCTCTCCATCGGGTGAGCGAGCGCTGCTGGTACAGCGGCACCCCCGAACCCGATCGCTTTTCACGCTCGAGCGCTGAGCAACGCGGACAGATCTTGCAAGTGGACCTGAAGCGGCAGAGGCCGCCCCAGGTCACGACTCTGGGAACCGCCGGCATCCAATGGCATGGCCTCAAGATGCAGCTCAACTCCAACACCGACCTGGAGCGACTGGAGCACTGGCTGGATCAGCAAGTGGGCCGCCGGGTGGGCAAGGATCTGATCAGGCTCGAACTCGAGGGACAGCTGAGCCTCGCTGACCATCAGGCCTTCGCGCAGCGCCTCGAGCAGTTGGAGCCATCGTTGCTGCACCTACGTCTCCGCGGGGAAGGCATCCATCGAAGGCCGCAAGCAGAGGAGTTGAGTGAGCTGACGGATCGCCGAGACGGCCCCTTGCTCAGTGCTGTGGCGCTGCAGTTACTGGGGGAGCTGGAGCGAAGCAACGATCCCGAGCAGGTCACGCTGCTGGAGACAGCCCTGTGTGAACTGCATCGTCTCTGCGAACGGGAGAGCGGTGAGAACCCAAGGGCTCAGAAGGAGGCCCCATGCGCTTGA